In Flavobacterium endoglycinae, one DNA window encodes the following:
- a CDS encoding HypC/HybG/HupF family hydrogenase formation chaperone has protein sequence MCLAVPGRLEKVTVELDETFRIGKVSFEGIIKEVNLALVPEAKIGDYLLVHVGAAIGIIDEAEAKRTMEVLKEMGEEI, from the coding sequence ATGTGTTTAGCAGTTCCAGGCCGTTTAGAAAAAGTCACAGTAGAACTTGATGAAACTTTTAGAATAGGAAAAGTATCATTTGAAGGGATAATAAAAGAAGTCAATTTAGCCCTTGTGCCAGAAGCCAAAATAGGAGATTATTTGTTAGTGCATGTTGGTGCGGCCATCGGCATTATTGATGAAGCAGAAGCTAAGCGAACTATGGAGGTTCTAAAAGAAATGGGCGAAGAAATTTAA
- the hypE gene encoding hydrogenase expression/formation protein HypE, which produces MNKNSEVIHLHHGSGGEHMTKLLNEVIFKILKNDVLEVRHDGAFLNLQGNLAFSTDSYVVSPIFFKGGNIGELAVNGTVNDLSMCGAVPKYLSLALIIEEGFGLDEFTQIIKSIKEAADKANVQIVTGDTKVVEKGKGDHIYINTSGIGVVHEKANIKIENIKEGDAIIINGAIASHGMAIMSEREGLEFESDILSDTINLNHTIKDLMDRFGDKIHFLRDATRGGLASVLNEIAVDANLGIAIFEEKIKVENQVRSACELLGLDPLYVANEGVFVCIAASEIKEEVVQILQKINPNASEIGFVTAEHPSKIIIESAFGGKRVIKPLVGEQLPRIC; this is translated from the coding sequence ATGAATAAGAATAGCGAAGTAATTCATCTGCATCACGGCAGTGGCGGCGAGCATATGACCAAATTGCTCAATGAAGTAATTTTTAAGATTTTAAAAAATGATGTTTTAGAAGTTCGCCACGATGGTGCATTTTTAAACCTTCAAGGTAATTTGGCATTTTCAACAGACAGTTATGTGGTTTCTCCGATATTCTTTAAAGGCGGTAATATTGGCGAACTTGCTGTAAACGGAACGGTAAACGACCTTTCGATGTGTGGCGCTGTTCCTAAATATCTTTCTCTGGCTTTAATTATAGAAGAAGGTTTTGGTTTGGACGAATTCACCCAAATTATTAAATCCATAAAAGAAGCCGCTGACAAAGCAAATGTTCAAATAGTTACCGGAGATACCAAAGTGGTCGAAAAAGGAAAAGGCGATCATATTTATATAAATACATCAGGTATTGGTGTTGTGCACGAAAAAGCCAATATCAAAATTGAGAATATAAAAGAAGGAGATGCCATTATTATAAATGGAGCAATAGCCTCGCACGGAATGGCAATTATGTCTGAAAGGGAAGGGCTGGAATTTGAAAGCGATATTCTTAGTGACACTATTAATTTGAATCATACGATTAAAGATTTAATGGATCGTTTTGGAGATAAAATCCATTTTTTGAGAGATGCAACGAGGGGCGGACTAGCTTCTGTATTGAATGAAATAGCGGTTGATGCAAATCTCGGGATTGCAATTTTTGAAGAAAAAATAAAAGTAGAGAATCAAGTAAGAAGCGCTTGCGAATTATTAGGTTTAGATCCTTTGTATGTTGCAAATGAAGGTGTTTTCGTGTGTATAGCAGCCTCTGAAATTAAAGAAGAAGTAGTGCAGATTCTACAGAAAATAAATCCTAATGCTTCTGAAATAGGATTTGTTACAGCCGAACATCCGTCAAAAATAATTATTGAAAGTGCTTTTGGCGGAAAAAGAGTCATAAAACCTCTTGTAGGTGAACAGCTGCCGAGAATTTGTTAA